The following DNA comes from Arcobacter cloacae.
AGTCTTTAAATCAAATGATAGTGTAAATATTAGTAGGAGTTTTGAATTTGAAACTCAAAAAAAAGCTTACAAAAAAAATATTGCAACTAAACCAATTTTTTTTAATGAAAACTTTATGATTTATGAATATAAAAAAGGTATTCACAAAAAAAATCTATTATCTTTTGATATAAAAAATCTAGCTTTAAAAATAAAAAAACTTCACAACATAAGTGCTAAAACAAAAGTTTATGATATAAAAAAAGATTTACAATATTATAAAAAAAATTTAAAAGATGAAAAAAATCAAAAACTTATAACTCAATGTTTTAAAAGTTTAAACAACTTAAAAAAATATAAAAAAGAGTTGGTCTTAACTCATCATGATCTAAACCCTAAAAATATAATTTTTCATAACAATTCAATCAAAATTATTGATTGGGAATATTCTGGATTAAATGATAAGTTTTTTGATTTAGCTTCTGTTTGTGTAGAATTTAAATTTAATAAAACAAAAGAAAAACTTTTTTTAAAAAAATATTTATTAAATTATTCAAAAAAAGATAGAACAAAATTAAATCACTATAAAATAATCTATACAAATATATGTAAATTATGGTTTGAAACTATAAATAATTTGTAATTTTCTATTTTTTTTAACAATTCGTAAGAATAAAAAAATTATTTTTTGTTATAATTTAGTTTATAAAAAAGAGAAAAGAGTTATATGAAGAGTAAAAATTTTCTAATATACTTTACTGTTACTGTTATCTTTTGTTTTACGCTTTTTATACTTAAATATATAAGTGATACGAAAAATGACTATCAAAAATTCTCTGAAAAGATACTTTTTGAACAAGCTTCTACTTTATACAATAATTTAGTGACTTTAAAACATTGGAATTCTCAAAAAGGCTCGATTTATATAAAAGCTTATGAAGAAATAGATGCAAATCAATTTATAAAAGATGGAATAATTCATATAAATGATAAAGAGCTATTAATAAAAATGAATCCAGCTTGGATGATTAGAGAGTTGTCAGAAGTTTCAAATCTAAAACAAAACTACTATTTTAAAATCACAAGTTTATCGCCTATAAATCCTATTAATAAACCTGATAATTTTGAAAAAAGAGCATTAAAACAACTAAACTCAAATAAAGAGCAAAACTTTTACACAAGTTTAGAAGAAAATAGGTATAACTTTTTAGGAGCATTAAAAGTTCAACCCTCGTGTCTTTCTTGTCACAATACTCAAAATTATAAAGTTGGTGATGTTATTGGAGGATTAAGAGTTAGTGTTCCTATAGAAAACTATAAAGAAAATATTAAAATCATAGAATCAAAAAGTGATATATTAAATATTATTACTATTTTTACTTCTATTATTTTTATGGGAATTATTACTTATACAGTAACTTCTATTTATGCTAGAGAATTAAATATATTAAAATTAAATAAAACTCTTGAATTAAAAGTTAATAAAAGAACAAAAGAATTAAGAGAAGCAAATAAAAAACTACTTGAAACTTCTATTACTGATTATCTTACTAATCTTCCAAATAGAAGACACTTTTTTGAAGTTGGAATAAAAACTTTACATTTAGCAAAAAGAGAAAATATTCCTTTATCAATAATTTGTGTAGATATAGATTTCTTCAAAAAAATAAATGATACTTATGGACATGATATCGGAGATGAAATATTAAAATTTGTTTCAAGAATTATGGAAAAAAGTATTAGAAAATCAGATATTCTAGCAAGAATGGGAGGTGAAGAATTCTCAATTTTGCTATATAATACAAATGAAAATCAAGCTTACATTTTAGCTGAAAAGATAAGACAAAATATTGAAAACTCTTCTTTTAAAGATGGAAATCAAGAAGTAAAAGTAACGATTAGTTTAGGAATTAGTCAATTATTAGAAAATGATGAAGATTTAGATTCAGTTATTAAAAGAGCTGATAAAGCACTTTATATGGCAAAAGAGAAAAGTAGAAATATAAGCATTATTTATTCATAAAATTAAAAGCTTTTTTGATACAATCCCAAAATGAATCTACTTGAAAAACTAAAACAACTCCCACAAGATGCAGGAGTTTATCAATACTTTGACAAAAATGGACATCTTCTTTATATTGGAAAAGCAAAAGTTCTAAAAAATAGAGTTAAATCTTATTTTAAATTTACTCCAAAACTTCTTCCTTCTGATAAGTTAGGTCCACGAATTTATAAAATGATTAGTGAAGTTGTAAGTTTAGAATGGATTGTTGTTCCAAATGAACATGATGCTTTAATTTTAGAAAACTCTTTAATCAAACAGTTAAAACCGAAATATAATATTTTACTTCGTGATGATAAAACCTATCCATATATTTTTATAGATTATAATGAAGATTTCCCAAGACTTGAAATTACAAGAAGAGTATATAAAGAAAAAAATATAAAATATTTTGGACCATATTCAAGTGGTGCAAAAGATATGCTTGATAGTATTTATGAAATAGTTCCATTGGTACAAAAAAAATCTTGTGTTAAAAGCAAAACAGCCTGTTTATTCCATCAAATACAAAAATGCCTTGCTCCTTGTGAAAATAAAATTTCAAAAGAAGAGTACGCAAAAATTGTAGAAAATGCCCTAGAATATATCTATAATAAGACAAAACTTCTTTCAAAACTAAATGAAAAAATGATTCAATACTCAAATGATTTTAGATTTGAAGAAGCAATGACATTAAGGGATAGAATAAAAACCATAGAAAAATCTCAAATAAAATCAGGAATAGATTTAGCAACAAATGAAGATATAGATATTTTTGCAATAACAGCCTCAAATAAAAAAGCTGTTGTTGTACGAATGTTTTTAAGAGATGGGAAATTAACCTCGTCAAGCCATGATTTTTTAAAGGTTGATAATTACGAAGAAGAGTTTGAGTTTGATTATGAAGAAGCTTATAAAAGAGCAATTATAAACTACTATGACAATGAAATCCCTCTTTTACCAAAAGAGATTTTAATAGGAATCGAACTAGATGATACAGCTGAACTTGAAGAGTTTTTACAAATAAGATTTAATAAAAAAATCAAAATTATAAATCCTAAAAAAGATAAGAAAAAAGATATTGTTCAAATTGCTCTTAGCAACTGCGATGAACTTTTACGAATTGATTCAAGTAAAAATCAAACAAATATTTATGAAGAGTTAAAAGAGTTATTTAATCTTCAAACACTACCTTTTAGAATTGAAAGCTTTGATAATTCTCATATGATGGGACAAGCAACTGTTGGAGCCATGATTGTATGGAGTGAAGAGTTAAATGCTTTTGATAAAAAAGCTTTTAGACACTATAATCTTGAATCAAAAGATGAATACTCTCAAATGAGAGAGATGTTAATACGAAGAGTTGAAAGTTTTCCCAAAAATCCAGCTCCTGATTTATGGATTATTGATGGAGGAGAGACACTTTTAAAACTTGCCTATGATATTGTGTTATCAGTTGGTGTAAATCTTGATATAATAGCAATCGCAAAAGAGAAAGTTGATGCCAAAGCCCATAGGGCAAAAGGTGCGGCTAAAGATATAGTTCATTACAAAGACAAAAATGGTGAATTTAAAAACTTTAGATTATCAACTAGCGATAAAAGATTGCAATTTGTTCAAAGACAACGTGATGAAGCACATAGATTTGTAATAAATTTCCATAAAAAACAAAAAAGAACTCAAGATAAACAAATCTCACTTTTACAAATCAAAGGTATAGGTGAAGCAAAAATCAAAAAACTTCTTTTATATTTTGGAGAGTTTGAAAAGATAAAAACAGCTTCTATTGAAGAGTTAAAAAATGTCTTAAATGAAAAAGACGCAATTACGATATTAAATTATTTTACAGAATCAAAGGATTAGTTTTGCCAAAAATTTTACTAAATAAAGAGAATCTATTTTACAATTTAGAGCAAATTTCACAAAAAGCCACTTCAAAAGATAAGGTTGCAGTTGTGTTAAAAGACAATGCTTACGGACATGGTATTTTAGAAATAGGAAAACTTGCAAATGAATTTGGAATAAAAAAAGCAGTAGTTAGAACACTTGATGATGCTTTAAAAATTGAGAAATTATTTGACTATATTTTAATCCTTGCAGAAAAATCTTTTCACACTTATTCACATACTTTTCACATAGCAATAAACAGCCTAGAAGACATAAAAAATATCCCAGAAAATGCCAATGTTCACATCAAAGTTGATACAGGAATGCATCGAAATGGAATTTTACCAAACCAATTAGAAAAGGCTTTTTTAGGGCTTTTAGAGAAAAAAATAACAATAACTGGGGTTTTCACTCACCACAAAGGTGCCGATGAATTATCAACAAATTTCTTCTGGCAAAAAGCTGTTTTTTCTAGGGTAAAAGAGGATGTGAAAAGAATATGTGAAAAACTTTTACTCCCTCTTCCAGCACTTCATTCTTGTAATTCAGCAGCACTTTTTAGAACGTCACAATTTGATGAAGATTTTGCAAGAGTTGGAATCGCAACT
Coding sequences within:
- a CDS encoding choline/ethanolamine kinase family protein, which encodes MNIEQLKKYHIFKDEEILSLELLKNQGFNNISYLLKTSKNSYVIRVFKSNDSVNISRSFEFETQKKAYKKNIATKPIFFNENFMIYEYKKGIHKKNLLSFDIKNLALKIKKLHNISAKTKVYDIKKDLQYYKKNLKDEKNQKLITQCFKSLNNLKKYKKELVLTHHDLNPKNIIFHNNSIKIIDWEYSGLNDKFFDLASVCVEFKFNKTKEKLFLKKYLLNYSKKDRTKLNHYKIIYTNICKLWFETINNL
- a CDS encoding diguanylate cyclase, with protein sequence MKSKNFLIYFTVTVIFCFTLFILKYISDTKNDYQKFSEKILFEQASTLYNNLVTLKHWNSQKGSIYIKAYEEIDANQFIKDGIIHINDKELLIKMNPAWMIRELSEVSNLKQNYYFKITSLSPINPINKPDNFEKRALKQLNSNKEQNFYTSLEENRYNFLGALKVQPSCLSCHNTQNYKVGDVIGGLRVSVPIENYKENIKIIESKSDILNIITIFTSIIFMGIITYTVTSIYARELNILKLNKTLELKVNKRTKELREANKKLLETSITDYLTNLPNRRHFFEVGIKTLHLAKRENIPLSIICVDIDFFKKINDTYGHDIGDEILKFVSRIMEKSIRKSDILARMGGEEFSILLYNTNENQAYILAEKIRQNIENSSFKDGNQEVKVTISLGISQLLENDEDLDSVIKRADKALYMAKEKSRNISIIYS
- the uvrC gene encoding excinuclease ABC subunit UvrC; this encodes MNLLEKLKQLPQDAGVYQYFDKNGHLLYIGKAKVLKNRVKSYFKFTPKLLPSDKLGPRIYKMISEVVSLEWIVVPNEHDALILENSLIKQLKPKYNILLRDDKTYPYIFIDYNEDFPRLEITRRVYKEKNIKYFGPYSSGAKDMLDSIYEIVPLVQKKSCVKSKTACLFHQIQKCLAPCENKISKEEYAKIVENALEYIYNKTKLLSKLNEKMIQYSNDFRFEEAMTLRDRIKTIEKSQIKSGIDLATNEDIDIFAITASNKKAVVVRMFLRDGKLTSSSHDFLKVDNYEEEFEFDYEEAYKRAIINYYDNEIPLLPKEILIGIELDDTAELEEFLQIRFNKKIKIINPKKDKKKDIVQIALSNCDELLRIDSSKNQTNIYEELKELFNLQTLPFRIESFDNSHMMGQATVGAMIVWSEELNAFDKKAFRHYNLESKDEYSQMREMLIRRVESFPKNPAPDLWIIDGGETLLKLAYDIVLSVGVNLDIIAIAKEKVDAKAHRAKGAAKDIVHYKDKNGEFKNFRLSTSDKRLQFVQRQRDEAHRFVINFHKKQKRTQDKQISLLQIKGIGEAKIKKLLLYFGEFEKIKTASIEELKNVLNEKDAITILNYFTESKD
- a CDS encoding alanine racemase, which encodes MPKILLNKENLFYNLEQISQKATSKDKVAVVLKDNAYGHGILEIGKLANEFGIKKAVVRTLDDALKIEKLFDYILILAEKSFHTYSHTFHIAINSLEDIKNIPENANVHIKVDTGMHRNGILPNQLEKAFLGLLEKKITITGVFTHHKGADELSTNFFWQKAVFSRVKEDVKRICEKLLLPLPALHSCNSAALFRTSQFDEDFARVGIATYGYLDNAGVFNFPKLKPVMSLWANKLSTRELKKGQSVGYGGTFTAKENMIVSTYDIGYGDGFLRLNEKDSYTTPKGYRVLGRVSMDNLSLDTDEEKVCIFDDVTALSKVHNTITYEITTTLNPNIEKEII